The sequence TGATCGAACATTATTAAACGCCATTTTTCCGGGTGAAAATATTGTCGATAAAATGGCGGACAGCCGCCTCCCGGCCCTCCGTGCAATAAAACGATCGGTTTCCCATTTGGGTTGCCAGACTCTTCAAAATGAATGGTATGGAGGTCGGATACTTGTAATTTGCCTTCTTTGTAAGGTTCGATCGGCGGATAAAGTTCTCGCATTTTGGCAATATTTAAGACAATATCAGTTATTTTACAATTAGTTTAAATTAAAATTGAATAGATGATTTGCTAATCACAGATGGTTGAATTATGCAGTATTCTAAGTTAAATGATGGGAGTTTGCGAGAGATATTGAATGATACGAAAGCGATCGCTGTGGTGGGTCATTCCGATCGACCGGAAAGAATAAGTTATCAAATTGCTCGGTTTTTGCGAGAGGTGGGTTATCGGGTGATTCCGGTTAACCCAACAGTGAGAGAAATTGATGGGCAACCTTGTTATGTTTCTTTAAAAGATGTGCCGGAATCAGTGGATTTGGTGAATGTTTTTCGTCGCAGCGAATTCTTGGCTGAAGTTGTTGATGAAGCGATCGATATTAATGCTAAAACTATCTGGGCGCAGTCGGGCATTTATGATGAATCTGCTGCTCGAAAAGCTTTAGAAGCAGGTTTAAATGTGGTAATGGATGCTTGTATAAAAGTTGAGTACGTTAGATTGATTCGATCGCAAATTTAGCTTTACTCAAATTGTCAGCTACAATCGGAGTCGATAATGCGATCGATCAACTCAGTTACACCGGCACCGCGATCGCCTTTTGTTACCCAGTCAACCTCTTGTTTAACTATTGGTAAGGCGTTGGCGACTGCAACGGAATAGGCGCAGATTTTGATAAAATCGCGATCGTTTTCCGCATCTCCCACCCCGATCGTCTTTTCAGGTGATAATTGTAACTCTTCTAAAGCTGCCATCAGCCCGGTAGTTTTGTTTAAACCGCAAGGCAACACCATCACTGCATCTTTATTAAAGATAATTTGCCAATTCAATCCCAATTCTCGAATCACTTCCTCTACAGTATTTTCATGGGGTCGCCAAGTAGCGACAATTACTCGACCTACGGCTAAGGGATGAACGCCTCGTTGTTGCAACGCTTTGATAAATGCTTCTGGAGGACGTTCGCCTAAAACTTTTTCCTCTCCAGTGGCGGGTCGATACAGTAAAGCGCCGTTTTCCAGCACCGCGCGATCGAACAAATGAATTTGCGGAAAAATTTGCAGTAACTCTTCTAAATGCCGACCCGTTACTAGTATTAATTTCCGATTAGTATCTCGGAAACGAGATAAAGCATCTAACGTTTTTGCATCCACTTGACCGTGGGTAGCAATCGTACCATCATAATCAGTAGCTAGTGCTAAGTATCGCATTTTCTCAAGTTTATAATCTTCATTAACTAACATTATGACGAGCTATCCAAGCTGAGGGAAGCAGGATAGCAAAGTAGATTGAAGTAGTAACCTTTACCAGCAGTAACCGTAGTGTAATCGCGATCGTCATCGCTCAATTTTACCCGAGAATCGGGATTTAGATAGACCATAAAGGATCGGATTTAATTAAATTTTCTGCCAACGCGGATTCTAAAGGTTTAGAAAAAAAGTATCCTTGCGCTTCTTCACAAGCTAACGCTTTTAGTCGATCGATCTGTTGGGGAGTTTCTACTCCTTCTGCGATCGCTGACACGCTCAACTGATGTGCCAAGGTAATAATAGTTTCGACAATTTCTTGATTTTCTCCCTGTTCGCCGATCCGACTGACAAAAGAACGGTCTATTTTCAAAGTATTAACGGGAAATCGGTGTAAATAACTTAAAGATGAATATCCCGTACCAAAATCATCAATACTCAATTGAATTTTTCTTTTTCTCAGTTCGGAAAGCGTATTGAGGATAGCTTCTTCATTTTCCATTAGCATACTTTCAGTTAGTTCCAATTTTAAATTTTCGCCATTTATACCAGTTCGAGCGATTATTTCGTCGATTTTTTCCAGCAAATTCGGTTCTCTGAGTTGCTTTCCTGATAGATTGACGCTAATTTTTAAGGGTAGTGATGTAGCAAATTTAGTCTGCCAATTTGACATTTGCTGACAGGCGGTTTGCAGTACCCATTCACCTAACGAAACTATTAAGCCCGTTTCTTCTGCAATGGGAATAAATTCGGAAGGACTAATCAAACCTTTTTTGGGATGTTGCCAGCGAATTAATGCCTCAAAACCCGTTAATTTGCCTGTTGTAAGGGAAACTATCGGTTGGTAATGTACTAAAAATTCTTGCCGTTCTAGTGCTTGGCGCAGGTCGTTTTCTAACTGAAGTTGCTGGAAAGCTTGGGTGTACATAATACGATTAAAAATTTCATATCGTGCTTTACCTTTTTCTTTAGCGCGATACATCGCAATATCGGCGTCTCGTAGTAAATCTCCGCCTTGATGATATTCTGGAGTGGCAATAGCAATACCGATGCTAGCGTTCATGAAAACTCGGCGATTTTCGAGTTGCAAAGGTGACCTTAATTCTTCAGAAATTCGCTCGGCAATTTTAATTGCATCATTGATATCTTTAATCTCATCTAACAAAATAATAAATTCATCTCCTCCCAGCCGAGCTACCATATCTGTAGAACGCACGATGGTTTGTAATTTACGAGCGATCGCGATCAGTAATCGATCGCCTACTAAATGTCCCAGACTATCATTAATAACTTTGAAGCGGTCTAAGTCGATGAATAAAACAGCAAATAAATAATCTCGATGTCGTTGGATGCGTTTGAGCGACTGGTCGATGTATTCCATTAACAAGCCGCGATTGGGTAAACCAGTTAAGCTATCGTGTAGAGCATCATAAAGTAACTGTTCTTCGGCTCGTTTGCGATCGGTAATGTCCATAAATTGACCGATCAAATGCAGGGGTTTACCCATCGAATCTCTCACTAGAGCAACCTTTAGAATGCCGTAAACTAACTGGCAATTTTTGGTTAAATAACGACTTTCTATTTTAAAATCAGAAATTTCTCCTTGGCATAATTGTTGGTTTAGCAAACGAGAAACCGTTACGTCATCTGGATGGGTCAAGTCTGCCCAATTTCGGTATAACAATTCTTCGTAGGTATAACCGAGAATCTCGCATAATGCTTGATTTACCTGCAGGAATTTGCCATCTAAACTTTGAATTGCCATCCCGATGGGAGCCATTTCAAAGGTTAATCTAAATAGCTCTTCACTTTTACTGAGTGCTTCCTCTGCTTGTTTG comes from Leptolyngbyaceae cyanobacterium and encodes:
- a CDS encoding CoA-binding protein, coding for MQYSKLNDGSLREILNDTKAIAVVGHSDRPERISYQIARFLREVGYRVIPVNPTVREIDGQPCYVSLKDVPESVDLVNVFRRSEFLAEVVDEAIDINAKTIWAQSGIYDESAARKALEAGLNVVMDACIKVEYVRLIRSQI
- a CDS encoding HAD family hydrolase, producing MLVNEDYKLEKMRYLALATDYDGTIATHGQVDAKTLDALSRFRDTNRKLILVTGRHLEELLQIFPQIHLFDRAVLENGALLYRPATGEEKVLGERPPEAFIKALQQRGVHPLAVGRVIVATWRPHENTVEEVIRELGLNWQIIFNKDAVMVLPCGLNKTTGLMAALEELQLSPEKTIGVGDAENDRDFIKICAYSVAVANALPIVKQEVDWVTKGDRGAGVTELIDRIIDSDCS
- a CDS encoding EAL domain-containing protein — translated: MISDRVDVFKHNILIVDDTLENLKFLSAVLTQHGYEVRQAINGSMALMGATAQPPDLILLDVKMPGIDGYEVCKQLKEIEQTKDIPIIFISAIDDAWDKIKAFQVGGVDYITKPFQVEEAIVRIEHQLALQAAKTQIQKLNAELEARVKERTAQLQAANQELEKEISERKKVERELAREKSHLVAAQQVAHIGSWEYDILTQEIRCSDEIFRIFGLNVREETVTYPKHLYKYIYSEERVLWETIVNEALQTGKPYELEFRIVRPDGEIRWVFAKGQPIFNSKNKVTKLFNTVLDITEQQAALRERKQAEEALSKSEELFRLTFEMAPIGMAIQSLDGKFLQVNQALCEILGYTYEELLYRNWADLTHPDDVTVSRLLNQQLCQGEISDFKIESRYLTKNCQLVYGILKVALVRDSMGKPLHLIGQFMDITDRKRAEEQLLYDALHDSLTGLPNRGLLMEYIDQSLKRIQRHRDYLFAVLFIDLDRFKVINDSLGHLVGDRLLIAIARKLQTIVRSTDMVARLGGDEFIILLDEIKDINDAIKIAERISEELRSPLQLENRRVFMNASIGIAIATPEYHQGGDLLRDADIAMYRAKEKGKARYEIFNRIMYTQAFQQLQLENDLRQALERQEFLVHYQPIVSLTTGKLTGFEALIRWQHPKKGLISPSEFIPIAEETGLIVSLGEWVLQTACQQMSNWQTKFATSLPLKISVNLSGKQLREPNLLEKIDEIIARTGINGENLKLELTESMLMENEEAILNTLSELRKRKIQLSIDDFGTGYSSLSYLHRFPVNTLKIDRSFVSRIGEQGENQEIVETIITLAHQLSVSAIAEGVETPQQIDRLKALACEEAQGYFFSKPLESALAENLIKSDPLWSI